One part of the Prunus persica cultivar Lovell chromosome G5, Prunus_persica_NCBIv2, whole genome shotgun sequence genome encodes these proteins:
- the LOC18776809 gene encoding glutamate receptor 3.3 isoform X3: protein MMLCWSFKMNLFWFFLLLFLYLGVFSFGSSNNVSSRPAVVNIGAIFTFDSTIGKVAKLAIEEAVKDVNSNFSVLHGTKLFVKMRNSNCSGFDGMVQALQFMETDIVAIIGPQSSVVAHIISHVANELQVPLLSFAATDPTLSSLQFPFFVRTTRSDLYQMSAVAQIVDHYGWKEVIAIFIDDDYGRNGMSALDDKLAERRCRISYKLGIPPGPGATRGDIMDLLVNVAQLESRVIVLHVNPDSGLMILSVAHYLQMMGDGFVWIATDWLSSLLDSALPLPSETMDTLQGVLVLRQHTPDSDRKRTFFSKWNKLTGGSLGLHSYGLYAYDSVWLVAHALDAFFNQGGIISFSNDSRIKSVEKGGSLHLEAMSIFDDGPLLLKNVLQSTFLGLTGPIKFDSERSLVLPAYDIINVLGTGFRRIGYWCNYSGLSTVPPEMLYSKPPNRSSANQQLYSVIWPGETLSKPRGWVFPNNGKQLRIGVPIRVSYLEFVSQVRGTDNMFKGFCIDVFIAAVNLLPYAVPYRFIPFGDGQKNPSYNELVYSVATGVFDAAVGDIAIVTNRTKIVDFSQPYAASGLVVVAPFKRLNSSAWAFLRPFTARMWVVTAASFLVIGIVVWILEHRINDEFRGPPKKQLITILWFSISTLFFAHRENTCSTYLLQLKELKA from the exons ATGATGTTGTGTTGGTCGTTCAAGatgaatttgttttggttttttctatTGCTGTTTCTGTATCTTGGGGTGTTCTCATTTGGGTCCAGCAACAATGTTTCTTCGAGACCTGCGGTTGTTAATATTGGAGCTATTTTCACCTTTGATTCTACTATTGGTAAAGTTGCCAAGCTTGCTATTGAGGAAGCAGTGAAAGATGTCAACTCCAATTTCAGCGTTCTCCATGGGACCAAACTCTTTGTAAAAATGCGGAATTCCAATTGCAGTGGATTTGATGGAATGGTTCAAG CTTTGCAATTCATGGAGACTGATATTGTCGCCATTATAGGCCCACAATCTTCTGTAGTTGCCCATATCATATCCCATGTTGCAAATGAACTCCAAGTTCCTCTATTGTCATTTGCAGCCACAGACCCAACTCTCTCATCCCTTCAGTTCCCTTTTTTTGTTAGGACAACACGTAGTGATTTGTATCAAATGAGTGCAGTGGCGCAAATTGTTGATCATTATGGTTGGAAGGAGGTTATTGCCATTTTTATAGATGATGATTATGGACGTAATGGCATGTCAGCTTTAGATGATAAACTTGCAGAGAGGCGCTGTAGAATTTCCTACAAGTTGGGAATTCCCCCAGGACCTGGAGCTACCCGGGGCGACATCATGGATCTTCTTGTTAATGTCGCACAATTGGAATCTCGAGTTATAGTTCTTCATGTGAATCCTGATTCAGGTCTCATGATTCTCTCTGTGGCACATTATCTTCAAATGATGGGTGATGGATTTGTATGGATAGCTACAGATTGGCTGTCATCTCTTTTAGATTCTGCTTTGCCTCTTCCTTCTGAGACCATGGATACATTGCAAGGAGTTCTTGTTTTGCGCCAACACACCCCAGATTCAGATAGAAAGAGGACCTTTTTCTCCAAGTGGAACAAGCTGACTGGTGGTTCTTTGGGACTGCATTCTTATGGGCTTTATGCTTATGATTCTGTTTGGCTGGTTGCTCATGCTCTTGATGCATTTTTTAACCAGGGTGGGATCATTTCATTCTCTAATGATTCTAGGATAAAGTCTGTAGAAAAAGGTGGTAGTCTTCACCTTGAAGCAATGAGCATTTTTGATGATGGACCGCTCCTGTTGAAAAACGTATTGCAAAGTACTTTTCTTGGTTTGACAGGTCCTATTAAGTTTGATTCAGAGAGGTCTCTTGTTCTTCCAGCATATGATATTATTAATGTACTTGGTACTGGGTTTCGAAGAATTGGTTACTGGTGTAACTATTCTGGTTTATCAACTGTTCCCCCTGAGATGCTCTATTCAAAGCCACCTAATCGTTCCAGTGCAAACCAACAATTATACAGCGTTATCTGGCCAGGGGAGACATTGTCAAAGCCCCGTGGTTGGGTTTTCCCAAACAATGGGAAGCAACTAAGAATTGGTGTGCCTATTCGTGTCAGTTACCTGGAATTTGTATCACAGGTTCGGGGAACTGATAATATGTTCAAGGGTTTCTGCATAGATGTATTCATTGCTGCTGTAAACTTGTTACCATATGCTGTTCCATACCGATTTATCCCTTTTGGAGATGGTCAGAAAAACCCAAGCTACAACGAGCTTGTGTATTCTGTTGCAACGGGC GTCTTTGATGCTGCTGTTGGTGACATTGCCATTGTTACAAATCGAACGAAGATTGTGGATTTTTCACAGCCATATGCTGCCTCTGGACTTGTTGTAGTGGCTCCATTTAAAAGATTGAACTCTAGTGCTTGGGCTTTCCTTCGGCCATTTACTGCACGTATGTGGGTTGTCACTGCTGCTTCCTTTCTTGTTATTGGTATAGTTGTGTGGATTTTGGAGCATAGGATAAATGATGAATTCAGGGGTCCACCTAAAAAGCAACTTATAACCATCTTGTG